A single region of the Thermococcus sp. Bubb.Bath genome encodes:
- the twy1 gene encoding 4-demethylwyosine synthase TYW1, with product MAITFASNPNMPEEIAALFRKQHYALVGRHSSVKLCHWLKESIKHDRFCYKQKFYGIHSHRCLQMTPVTAWCTHNCIFCWRPMEGFLGTELPQPWDDPAFIVEESIKAQRKLLVGYKGMPRINMKKFEEAWNPRHAAISLSGEPMLYPYMGDLVEEFHKRGFTTFIVTNGTVPERLEEMKKEDKLPSQLYVSLTAPDIETYNRVNVPMIPDGWDRIKQTLKLMNDAQTRTVIRMTLVKGENMNNPRGYAKLIKLANPMFVEAKAYMFVGFSRNRLTINNMPRHEEIKAFAEELLKYLPGYHLEDEYEPSRVVLLMRDDVDPNGRGLNGRFVKF from the coding sequence ATGGCGATAACCTTTGCATCTAACCCGAATATGCCTGAGGAGATTGCGGCGCTCTTTAGGAAGCAGCACTACGCGCTCGTGGGCAGGCACAGCTCCGTTAAACTCTGCCACTGGCTCAAGGAGAGCATAAAGCACGACCGCTTCTGCTACAAGCAGAAGTTCTACGGCATACACTCCCACCGCTGCCTGCAGATGACCCCGGTTACTGCATGGTGCACCCACAACTGCATATTCTGCTGGCGCCCGATGGAGGGCTTCCTGGGCACTGAACTGCCCCAGCCCTGGGACGACCCGGCCTTCATAGTCGAGGAGAGCATAAAGGCCCAGAGAAAGCTCCTCGTCGGCTACAAGGGCATGCCCAGAATCAACATGAAGAAGTTTGAAGAGGCCTGGAACCCAAGGCACGCGGCCATAAGCCTGTCCGGCGAGCCGATGCTCTATCCATACATGGGCGATCTAGTTGAGGAGTTCCACAAGAGGGGTTTCACGACCTTTATAGTCACCAACGGCACCGTTCCGGAGAGACTTGAGGAAATGAAGAAAGAAGACAAGCTCCCAAGCCAGCTCTACGTCTCGCTTACCGCTCCGGACATCGAGACATACAACCGCGTCAACGTGCCCATGATTCCGGACGGCTGGGACAGGATAAAGCAGACGCTCAAACTCATGAACGACGCCCAGACGAGGACGGTAATCAGGATGACGCTTGTGAAGGGCGAGAACATGAATAACCCCAGGGGCTACGCGAAGCTCATAAAGCTCGCCAACCCGATGTTCGTCGAGGCTAAGGCTTACATGTTCGTGGGCTTCTCAAGGAACAGGCTCACCATCAACAACATGCCGCGCCACGAGGAGATAAAGGCCTTCGCCGAGGAGCTCCTGAAGTACCTGCCCGGTTACCACCTTGAGGATGAGTACGAGCCGAGCAGGGTCGTCCTCCTCATGAGGGACGACGTTGACCCCAATGGACGCGGTCTGAACGGCCGCTTTGTGAAGTTCTAA